The Diceros bicornis minor isolate mBicDic1 chromosome 28, mDicBic1.mat.cur, whole genome shotgun sequence genomic sequence tctaagtacactctatgatgtttgcacaaggacaaaatataacaacacatttctcagaacatttcCCCATCATtcagcaacgcatgactgtacaaCGGCACATGATATGGCCgttgaaaaggaaaatatgtatTTACTTTCAGGGAGAGACATGCAGGGTGCACTACTGAGTAAAAAgctatgaggggccagcccggtggtgcaagcagttaagtgtgcgcactctgctgcggcggcccggggtttgccagttcggatcctgggcgtgccccgacacaccgcttgtcgagccatgctgtggcggcgtcccatataaagtagaggaagatgggcatggatcttcctcagcaaaaaaagaggaggattggcagatgttagctcagggccgatcttcctcacaaaaaaaaaaagcattaaaaaaaaataaataaaaagctatgagATCCTATTAAGTATGTATAGAATATATGTTtcctatatatatgaatattaaaaagTCTAGAAGAtgatatataaaaatgttaacagtggtcaTCTTTGGTGGTGAAATTATGAGTaacttttatttttgcattttgaaattttctaattttttgagtctCAGTTATATTTGATAGCCCAGTGAATCCACAGAGCAACCTCAAGTGTAGGTGTTATTACTATCCCcatgttatagatgaggaacctgaggcttgGAAAGAGGAAGGCACATGATGGTCCAGAGCATGGACTGGAACCCAGATGCCCTGGCCCTAAAGCCCGAGTTCCGCCCCTGCCGAGTCCCACCCTGCCTTCAAGGGCCCCGAGCGAGGACCACTCCAGGCCGCTGCTGTACTCACGCTCAGGCTCTGGCTTCTCTGTGTCCCCCACTCTCAAGGGTCGGGCTTTGGGCTCTTCTTTGTTTCTCCGTATGGGGGCATTGAGCTCCTCGTGATAAACTGGACCAAAAGAGACCAGGGGACATGTCAGACAAAATATGGGAACCCAGGGACCTCAAACCAACGAGGCGAGGGCAGGGATGCTTCCCCAGAGAAGCTTACATCGGTTGTGCTGCACATAATTTACAGCCATGTTGGTGGGCACGAAGGACGTCTCACTGTCTTTCTTCTTGTTCTGCTGCTCCGCCAGCAGACGGGCCTTAGCATCCTCCgtggaaatgatattttttattttagcactaTGGGGAGAAAGGAGCCACGCCACGTATTAGATCGCTGCACCTCTGGTCCTCAGACGGAACTGACGGGTGAGGCTGGCAGCCCACCACTGCATAAGGAAATCATCCTTCTTGGGGCACAAAACTCTACAGTTTACCAACGCCCTTACTGTCACATTCTCATGGAGCTCTCACAGCGATTGGTAATGCAGCTATTCTCTTCAGATCAAGAGGAAGTTGAGCCTCAGAGAAGTAAAGTGAACTGGCTAAGGCTCAAAGCCAGTAACACCAGAAGAGGTGAGAACCCAGAGGTCTCCCAACTTTCTCCTGCACCCAAAGATGATTCTGACCATAGGATTTCCTCCATGACAATCCCCTTTTAGAGCAGATGTTTTGTAGTAAAAATGAAAGGAGGATCGTGGAGTGGGTAAGCCTTTAACATTGCTCCTGCTAGAATAAAACAGAATATAAGGGCCTGTTAAGAACAGCTGAAGAACTGTGAACAAAGACTAAACACTTTTGTATATAAACAGTGAATCattgttatacacctgaaactaataaaatgttatatgttaactatgtctccattaaaaaaacagaaaaaaacactttTGCTTTCAGCAATCAGGGGCCCTTAAGTCTCGTTAACTACTGTGACCAAGTCTTCAGGGaaacacctggagacaaacaTCTCCCCTGCCAGAGAGAAGACAGTTTATATTTGTGGGTTTCCAAGGAGACAGTAACAAATAGTCCCTTTAACTGGAAAGCCTAGAGCTCTTCCTTTCGCCTAGGAGCCAGAGAGAGGCAAGACCATGGGTCTGAAACGTACTCGATGCCTAGGTCCACCTCGGGGATGCCGCTCAGCATCTGGTTGGAAAGCATCTCCTCagtcttctttgctgaggaaacGCGGATATTTTCTGGAAGTTCGTAAAGACAGTCCTCTGCATTCTTTGGCTTGACTTTCTGTTCCTCGTGTTCCACGAtccccttcctcttcttcagCTCTGTCTCAATGTACTTCATCCTGAAACAAGAAACCCATAGGCCTCAGGGAGGGGCAGGAAGCTCACAACAggtgtcttttaaaaattagtggtcccggggtcggccctgtggcacagcggttaaatgcgtgtgttccgctgctggtggtgtggggttcggatcccaggggcccaccaacgcaccgcttgtcaggccacgctttagcggcgtctcatataatagtggaggaagatgggcatggatgttagcccagggccaatcttcctcagcaaaaaaagaggaggattggcatggatgttagctcagggctgatcttcctcccccgcccccccctaaaaaaaagagaaggaaaaaaaaaaattagtggtcCCCAACACTGGCCCACAGAGCAGTGATGGTCCATGATGAAGTTTTCATCGGTCCatggagaaatgagaaaaataaaaataacttgagTTTTCTCATCAAGCTAAAGTTTTTCAACTTAAAGCACCAACCTCTATTATGAGATTATATTGTAATAATCTGTCGGCGTCATCATATCTAAGGTTCTTTAAAGACAGATAACAGTAGATGGTAGTTGTTAATTCAACAGCCTTGTGGGTGAAATAAAAGTAAGTCCAATGTTTATCCCTACAATGTCTGAGGAAAATATTACTAGTCTAGGAATCTAAAATCCCAAGAACCACCCTTTTAAAGAATGTTTAAGACTTTTTCAAAGTTCTCAAGCCTGGGAAGTGGGGTGAGAGAAGCCAACTTTGCCATCTCTGAATAATTCTGGAAATGCCATTGTAACTTATCTTGGACTCCATCAGGCTGGAGCCCACCCCCCATCGCTCACAGCCAAACAGACTGACACCTACATGTCAGCGTCTTCGTCCCTTCGGTTGGTTTCTGCAGAAAATGACGTCCCCAGGTGGAGATCCTCCTCTTCACTGATCCTAAAAGGGGAGAACAGTGAGGCAGAGCCTGAAAGTCACAACTTACTGATGCTGAGTTTTACGTTATGCGCGTAAAATAAGTACATAAGAAAAAAGTATAATATTCTGTTTATGGTtcggaaaaaaatatatatgagatGTAAATAGAAGAAGTATATGCAAGCCAACTCCTGGCCTCTAGAGATGCCTCTGGGGAGTGAGCAGATACTTTTATGTTTCACTTTTGTAGTGTCTGAATATGTTATTTTTGTAAttgtgtttttatgtttttcttaaagAAGAGGAACAAAACTTCCACGGGTTTGAAAGACAATAAACAATGCACCTTTACAAAAGGAGCGTACCCACATTGCTCTTAGTTAACTTTTAAAGAGTTTCTGCTTCTTTACAAAGCACAAAGGACACTTCAGGATGTGCCACTAAAGCTGCTGCTGCAGGCCCCAGCTCTCTGGGGGCACGCAGACCCAGGCAGGGGCTACAGGTGAATCTGCATCTCAGCATGCCCTACACTTACTTATCTTTGCCCCtttccttcagtttcttcatgtccACCATACCACCTGTCTTCATCTGAAAGGGATCATCCTGCAGAAAGCAAACACAGCTTAGAAGAAGCATCTATATAATTGgcagtggggttttttttttttctgtttttttaaacacaattACCCACTGAAGAGCAGCCACATCATCCCACCACCCAGGGAGGACCCCACAACTTACCACTAGGGTAGTCTCTTCTCGCACCTTCTCTCCCACCAGCAGGGCCACAGCACTGAGCAAAAccaaaaagggagagagagggagaaagaacgaACTGGCACAATTCAGAGATGAGGAAGAACACTTAGGATGTTTACAGGTACAACATTAGTGCAATGGTGAGATTTGAGGGGTGGGCACCAAAGCCAGCTGGAAAAGTCTACAAGAATAAAACAGGGCTCAACAAGCACTCTAGGTGTTAGGGGCAGAGgatggggtggtggtgatggtgagtgAAGTGGTACACTTTCCTATAAAGCCATTTGGCATTATCTTGGCTTGGAAATCTCATTTCTAAGATTCTGCCTTCAGGGAAAATGCAGCTAAAGACAAATGTGGGAAAACACCTATTGCAGCCTTATTTAATGatgaaaatttacaaaatgaCCTACAGGTCCCCAAATAGGGGATTAGTTAACAAATGATGGTACATACACGTCGTGGAATATCATGCAGGCATTAACAGGGTTTTTGGTAAAACAATCCACAATGTGAGCGAATGCCCGCCCACAATGTCATAATGAATTGAAAATAGCATAGAATAAAAGTACCCATAATCTgtacaaaagagagaaagaaaacagattggAAAGAACAGTAAATGTTAACGCTGGTTACCTCTGGATGGGAGAAATACGAGTGCTGTTTATTTTCTGGATTATGCTTTTCTAAATTTTCCAAATTCTTAACAAGCAATGTGCATTTCACAACTAATCGGGTGCAATAAAAACATGAGTTAGTGACCTGTTTCAGCACCTCTGGAGCAAACCTCAAGACCACACGGCTCAGGACATCTCCTGGGTAAACGTTGCAAAGAACCCCTTTCAGGGCAGTAGAAAGTGTACATGTGTTAAGAGAAAGGGCTATGTCTTAGGAAATATTTGTGACAGCGACCACGGCGGGGGCGTGTCTGTCAttcccgcctcctcctcctccgggtCCCCCCGCCGTACCCACCTCACCCCATTGGGCCTCTTCCTCAAATTCTGTACCTCTCGAGTCTCTTCCAGTTTTAATCTGAAAAAATGCAATACACAGGCTGAGCGACTCTCCGAGAAACTCAGAGTCAAAAAGCAGCTTCCGCCGGCTCCCCGGTCCCGCTGCTGAGCCGCCAGCACAGTGGTCCAGAAGGCGGACCTGCGCCCAGACCCACTGGGACTCAGAAGCATTGCGCATCGTGGGGACACTTCTCCCAACTGAGCCTTGGGGTGATGGCCTCATCCCTAggagcctcaatttcttcgtcCGCAGCAAGGGACAACCACCGCGGCTCACGGCAATGGTATCAACAAGGCGCCTGGCCAGTGGTGAGTCCCCCAAGCCGGCCTCTCTCTGCCCCCGGGAAGCCCCGTCCCAAACGCACCGAACCTCCTCTGAGTCCTGCTCATCTTCCTCCGACTCCGAGTCGGTCCGGCGCCGGCGGAAACTCTTCCCGGTGACCGGCATGATGCCCCGGGCCCCGCGGTCCCGCCGCCGCGCCGCAGCGCCCTGACCCGGGCTGCTTCCGGCGCGCAGCAGTGAAGTCAGAGCGCGGGCCTCGCCTGGTCCCGCCCCAACCAGCACGGCGCCGCCCCAACCCCGCCTGGTCCCGCCCCAGGCGCCACCGCCCGCCTGGCCACGCCCCCATCCGTGGCGTAGGCCTCACTGGATTGGGCGGCGGAGGGGGAGGAGGCGGGGCGCGGCCGGCCGGGCCCCTCGACCCTGCGCGGCGCAGCGGGGGGCGCGCTTGACTGACAGGCGGCGGTGGCGCGGTTGCGACTGCAGGTGAGTTCCCGGCCGCCGCCGGCTGCTTCTGGGGGCTGGGCCTCTGCGAGCAGGAGCGACCCCGGCCCcgctccaggctggcgggtgccTGGCCGAGCCTGGTGCGCCGAACGCTGCGGCCAGGTGAGCGGAGCCCGGGACGCCCCCGCCGCGGCTGCCGCcgccccctctcctcctctggcCGGCGCCCGGGGGGTCCTCGGGGGCCCCGGCACCCCACTTGAGCCCCCGAGGGCTCTTGCTTCTCCGGAACGGGGACCGCCATCTCTTTTTTCCACCGGGGCCTGGCCCAGCGTGTGGCGTCTCAGGGCGCTGACTCCTATTTCCCCGGGGTCTGGCCCTGacgtgcatttttttctttacggACAAAAGATGACCACTTCTTATCGGTGGTGAATTAAAGTCCCAGCGCCGACTGCCCCGCTAGTCATGGCCTCCAGCCGCTTCGCCGAGGAGGGGCTTGTCTGATGTTTTGACCACTCGGGAGGGTTGAGGGCAGAGGGCCCCTCCCCCGGTGCCTGCTGGCCGCCTCCCTGGACCTTCGGGGCCTTGTTTTCGTCCTTTGTCACGAGGACTGCCGCGCTGCCCTCTGCCCCTTCCACCCCTaggatgctgtgaggattaagtttATTTGAAAAAGGGGCAACAACAAACGCTTAGGAAATAACTAGATACATAAATAATGGCTTAGGGGACTTTTAGTAACTCCTTAAATAGTAGTTTTCCTTCTGTCAATAGAGGCCGGTCCTTTCCTTTGAAAAAACTGCCTTTTATTAAGCTCTTACTAGGTggcaggcactgggctaagcTTTATCTCATCGGACTCGCACAACAATTCCATGCAGTCGATTCAGTTATTAtctttcattttgcaaatgagaataGGAGGCTCTGAGAAGCCATATGTGACTCACTGTTCCATAGCTGGAAGGTGGAGCAGGGATCCCTCTCAGGCCTGCCTCTGCTGCACGtttgcacagtacctggcacagtaagagctcagtaaatgtttgttgcagCTGCTGTTAACAGCTcattggctgggggaggggctgatGGAGCCTGTTTTTGTTTCCCTCTTTCCCAAGACCGTTCTGAAGCAGAGCAGCAGTTCTGGAATGCCTTACTTTTCTCCGGAGTGGTCTCCTCTGAGATTGTTGTTCCTTGGACTGAGGCAAATAGTAGACTCAGGACTTCTTAAAACAGCCTTTTGGCTTTGATCAGAAGCCATGTATTAAAAGTCTCAAAGTCTTGTGCTCAGCATTCCGGTTCAGCCAAGCCCACATGCACATAGAAATCACTGGACACCGTGCCCCTGCTGGCTGAAGGAGAGGCTCCTTGAGAATTGCTGCAGGAACCCAGGGAGTTGATGTCTGCAGCTCTGACACTCTCAGAAGTAGCTTCAATTTTGCCCACTCGCCAGCCCTCCCACTGGAGGGTACTGGACAGCCCTAAGGAGAGGGCCGGAAGGCCAAGGATGTTTCTGTATCCTTCTCATCTGACGTCACAGGGAGGAGCATCTGGTACAGATGAGCTGTACCCTCCTGGGCAAGGCCAGAGTGCCCAGTGATACCCACCACTAGGCTGTGGCAGATCTAACTGAGACTTGTTTAGCAAAAGTGATGTGATTTCTCAGCAATGCTGAGAAAGTGGCAGCTGTGAATCTGGCAGTGGATGGCTGGGCTGAGGGGCTGCAGAGCCTCTAAGTCTTGCTGGGCCTTTTTGAGGGCGGAATGAAAttgcttctcaggtggagcctccaGGAACTTTGGGTTCTCTTCAGTTCAGAGATGCATCGTGTTCTAGTTTTGTTTGCGAGTTTGGTGATTTCAGGAAATGTACTGGTTTGGCTTGAGTTCGGGTTGGTTTGCCAGCTCCTTTCTGGAGCCAGCTGAAACGTTGGCTTGTTTCAGGGTTCAGGGAGCGTTAGTGTCTAGGTTGATTTGGGATCCAGCAACGTGATTGCAGTTCACAACCTGGCctcagtaagtattcaataaatgtttgttgggctAATTTActtgctcagcaaatatttgctgagctttTACTATATGGaggaggcactgttctaggtgcttgaAATATGTCAGGGAgcaaaagagatgaaagatcccTGATCTAGTGGACTTGACGTTCTACCAACATAGTAAGTATGTAAAGTGTGTTAAAAGGTGATGagaggccggcctggtagcatagtggtcaagttcgtgtgctccgcttcagctgcctggggttcgcaggttcgaatcccgggcac encodes the following:
- the C28H9orf78 gene encoding splicing factor C9orf78 homolog, with the protein product MPVTGKSFRRRRTDSESEEDEQDSEEVRLKLEETREVQNLRKRPNGVSAVALLVGEKVREETTLVDDPFQMKTGGMVDMKKLKERGKDKISEEEDLHLGTSFSAETNRRDEDADMMKYIETELKKRKGIVEHEEQKVKPKNAEDCLYELPENIRVSSAKKTEEMLSNQMLSGIPEVDLGIDAKIKNIISTEDAKARLLAEQQNKKKDSETSFVPTNMAVNYVQHNRFYHEELNAPIRRNKEEPKARPLRVGDTEKPEPERSPPNRKRPANEKATDDYHYEKFKKMNRRY